One window from the genome of Acidihalobacter ferrooxydans encodes:
- the rsmD gene encoding 16S rRNA (guanine(966)-N(2))-methyltransferase RsmD has translation MTRGRGTRRPAATNQLRIIGGDWRGRRLRFPDAEGLRPTGDRVRETLFNWLQGRVYGRRCLDVFAGSGALGFEAASRGAAQVVMVEAAPRVAEALRANAALLGATAVQVEAQRAEAFLQTAPQAFDLIFLDPPFGKALLEPTLCALAAGGWCAPDARLYLECEATLGDPTLPRGYSCVKRGRAGQTAYFLVARDAVPAA, from the coding sequence ATGACACGCGGGCGCGGCACGCGGCGACCGGCGGCGACCAATCAACTGCGCATCATCGGCGGCGACTGGCGTGGCCGGCGACTGCGCTTTCCGGATGCCGAGGGTTTGCGTCCGACCGGCGACCGCGTGCGCGAGACGCTGTTCAACTGGCTGCAGGGACGGGTATACGGTCGGCGCTGCCTGGACGTGTTCGCCGGCAGCGGGGCGCTGGGTTTCGAGGCGGCCTCGCGCGGCGCGGCGCAGGTCGTCATGGTCGAGGCAGCACCAAGGGTGGCGGAGGCGCTGCGCGCGAACGCCGCGCTGCTCGGCGCGACTGCCGTGCAGGTCGAGGCGCAGCGCGCGGAAGCGTTTTTGCAAACGGCGCCGCAGGCGTTCGATCTGATCTTTCTCGACCCCCCATTCGGCAAGGCTTTGCTGGAGCCCACGCTGTGCGCCTTGGCCGCAGGCGGCTGGTGCGCGCCTGACGCGCGGTTGTATCTCGAATGCGAGGCCACCCTGGGCGACCCGACTCTGCCGCGCGGCTATAGCTGCGTGAAGCGTGGGCGCGCCGGCCAGACCGCGTACTTTCTCGTCGCGCGCGACGCGGTGCCTGCCGCGTAA
- the rmuC gene encoding DNA recombination protein RmuC codes for MNEWLIPLAAAAGLAVVLAVWGWTRARALATQLARITADKNALATELAAAQTARSQAQATAAAVAARLEGREEALVGLRDELAERDRQLTRDRAEIGVLKTQGAELAERLAQERKASAEKLALLEEARTQLADAFKALSSDALQHNNESFLKLAQENLQRFQQGAQSDLEKRQKAIEQLTQPIRERLEKFDGKLDALEKSRHGAYQALDTQLKALVETHLPQLHRETADLVKALRQPQARGRWGEVQLRRVVEMAGMLEHCDFDEQVSQTQDDGSRLRPDLIVRLPGGRQVVVDAKAPVAAYLDAVEAQDETARAQAVVRHARQVRDHITALGKKAYFDQFDPTPEFVVLFVPGEAFFSAALAQDPALIEYGAENRVIPASPTTLIALLKAVSYGWRQEAMAQNAAEVAALGKELYERIATLSDHWSRVGQRLNQAVDAYNSSVGTLERRVLPSARKFRDLKAVAADREIDPLAPLTQETRPLTAPEMLGGRAEDETEANRLVDEDDA; via the coding sequence ATGAACGAATGGTTGATTCCGCTGGCTGCCGCGGCCGGGCTGGCCGTAGTGCTCGCCGTCTGGGGCTGGACGCGGGCGCGGGCTCTGGCAACGCAACTCGCCCGGATCACGGCAGACAAGAACGCGCTCGCCACCGAACTGGCCGCGGCGCAGACTGCGCGGTCGCAGGCACAAGCGACCGCAGCCGCCGTCGCCGCGCGGCTGGAAGGGCGCGAAGAGGCGTTGGTCGGGCTGCGCGACGAACTGGCCGAACGCGACCGCCAGCTCACCCGCGACCGCGCCGAAATCGGCGTGCTCAAGACACAGGGCGCAGAACTGGCCGAGCGTCTGGCGCAGGAGCGCAAGGCGTCGGCGGAAAAGCTCGCCCTGCTCGAAGAGGCGCGCACGCAACTGGCCGACGCCTTCAAGGCGCTGTCGTCCGATGCGCTCCAGCACAACAACGAATCCTTCCTCAAACTCGCGCAGGAAAACCTCCAGCGCTTCCAGCAGGGCGCGCAAAGCGATCTGGAAAAACGCCAGAAAGCCATCGAACAGCTCACCCAGCCGATCCGTGAGCGCCTGGAAAAATTCGACGGCAAGCTCGACGCCCTGGAAAAATCCCGGCATGGCGCCTACCAGGCGCTCGACACCCAACTCAAGGCACTGGTCGAAACCCACCTGCCGCAGTTGCACCGCGAGACTGCCGATCTGGTCAAGGCCCTGCGCCAACCGCAGGCGCGCGGGCGCTGGGGCGAGGTCCAGCTGCGGCGCGTGGTCGAAATGGCCGGCATGCTGGAGCACTGCGACTTCGACGAACAGGTCAGCCAGACGCAGGATGACGGCAGCCGTTTGCGCCCCGATCTGATCGTGCGACTGCCCGGCGGACGCCAGGTGGTGGTCGATGCCAAGGCGCCCGTCGCGGCCTATCTCGATGCCGTAGAAGCGCAAGACGAAACTGCGCGCGCACAAGCCGTCGTGCGCCACGCCCGGCAAGTACGCGATCACATCACCGCGCTCGGCAAGAAGGCTTACTTCGACCAGTTCGATCCCACCCCCGAATTCGTCGTGCTGTTCGTTCCCGGCGAAGCGTTCTTCTCCGCCGCACTGGCGCAGGACCCCGCGCTGATCGAATACGGTGCCGAAAACCGCGTCATTCCGGCCAGCCCGACCACCCTGATCGCCTTGCTCAAGGCGGTCTCCTACGGCTGGCGCCAGGAAGCGATGGCGCAAAACGCTGCCGAAGTCGCCGCGCTGGGCAAAGAACTCTACGAACGCATTGCCACCCTGTCCGACCACTGGAGCCGCGTCGGCCAGCGACTCAACCAGGCCGTGGACGCCTACAACAGCTCGGTCGGCACGCTGGAGCGTCGCGTACTGCCCAGCGCGCGCAAATTCCGCGACCTCAAAGCGGTCGCCGCCGACCGCGAAATCGACCCGCTGGCGCCGCTGACGCAGGAGACGCGCCCGCTGACCGCACCGGAGATGCTCGGTGGCCGCGCAGAGGATGAAACGGAGGCGAATCGCCTTGTCGATGAGGATGACGCGTGA
- the ftsY gene encoding signal recognition particle-docking protein FtsY gives MPVPVPKPEPEPEPEPEPEPEPRPEPGPEPEPEPEPEPEPVRKRGLFSRLRAGLSKTGRGLTEGVGSLFLGKKAIDAELLEELETRLLMADVGIEATTRIIDDLTARVRRKQLNDAEALFAALHENMAAILRPVNTPLVIDTAQRPFVILMVGINGAGKTTTIGKLAMRFKAEGHTVLLAAGDTFRAAAVEQLQAWGARNGVDVIAQATGADSASVLYDGLHAAKARGTDVLIADTAGRLHTQTNLMEEVKKVKRVLAKLDPEAPHEIMLVVDAGIGQNALNQAREFNAALGLTGITVTKLDGTAKGGIVFAIAQQFGIPIRFVGVGEQPEDLRVFDADEFVSALLNRDGTAP, from the coding sequence GTGCCCGTGCCCGTGCCTAAGCCTGAGCCTGAGCCTGAGCCTGAGCCTGAGCCTGAGCCTGAACCTAGACCTGAACCTGGACCTGAACCTGAACCTGAACCTGAACCTGAGCCTGAGCCCGTGCGCAAGCGGGGCCTATTCTCGCGCCTGCGCGCGGGTCTGTCCAAGACCGGCCGCGGGCTTACCGAGGGCGTCGGCAGTTTATTCCTCGGCAAGAAGGCGATCGACGCCGAATTGCTGGAAGAGCTGGAAACCCGCCTGCTGATGGCCGACGTGGGCATCGAGGCCACCACGCGCATCATCGACGATCTCACCGCTCGCGTGCGCCGCAAGCAACTCAACGATGCCGAGGCACTGTTCGCCGCGCTGCACGAGAATATGGCCGCCATCCTGCGCCCGGTGAACACGCCGCTGGTCATCGACACCGCCCAGCGTCCGTTCGTCATTCTCATGGTCGGCATCAATGGCGCCGGGAAAACCACCACCATCGGCAAGCTCGCGATGCGCTTCAAGGCCGAGGGACACACCGTGCTGCTGGCCGCCGGCGACACCTTCCGTGCCGCCGCCGTCGAGCAGTTGCAAGCCTGGGGCGCGCGCAATGGCGTGGACGTAATCGCACAGGCGACCGGTGCGGACAGCGCCTCGGTGCTCTACGACGGCCTGCACGCGGCCAAGGCACGCGGCACCGACGTGCTCATCGCCGACACCGCCGGCCGCCTGCACACCCAGACCAACCTCATGGAGGAGGTCAAGAAGGTCAAGCGCGTACTCGCCAAGCTCGACCCCGAAGCGCCGCACGAGATCATGCTGGTGGTCGATGCCGGCATCGGTCAGAACGCGCTCAACCAGGCGCGCGAGTTCAACGCCGCGCTGGGTCTGACCGGCATCACCGTGACCAAGCTCGACGGTACCGCCAAGGGCGGCATCGTATTCGCTATCGCACAGCAGTTCGGCATCCCGATCCGCTTCGTCGGCGTCGGCGAGCAGCCCGAAGACCTGCGCGTGTTCGACGCCGATGAGTTCGTCAGCGCGCTGCTGAACCGGGACGGCACCGCGCCATGA
- the cas3u gene encoding type I-U CRISPR-associated helicase/endonuclease Cas3, producing the protein MQFEILTGFKPMRWQQRIYDEHFAMGKFPTAVSVPTGLGKTAIMAIWIIALAQQMNSGQVRLPRRLVYVVDRRAVVDQATKFAEDLRANLQKSGAAELRAALGLGKDETLPISTLRGQFVDNRDWLADPSRPAIIVGTVDMIGSRLLFEGYGVSRKMRPYHAGLLGADTLVLLDEAHLVPPFEALLAEMADNAGKYGPQDEELGRLLPKFQLLPLSATGRRQTAKPFRLEVKDFCHPDDAFALQRLAAKKRLTLQYLGDKKLEDALAEQAWAMAQTTREQNNSENLKTTLKPVRVIVYCNSRDVAEKTQAALDKRAKKSAAEGRTELFVGARRVKERTDAEQRLKELGFLAGTGEQTDPAFLVATSAGEVGVDLDADHLVCDLVAWERMVQRFGRVNRRGGEARQAQIRVIHSAPKSPKTTKPEQPNHEVLAEPKQIEKPKSPGKKDPEKYENYLVVKEEYDAFKKAQKKYEETKKDQDARQLAYDEALAKYRQDWAETFLYRKRLILLKRYVKCDVSPESLRQLNERAGKDEKLARLISDASSPAPLRPALNRALVDAWSMTSLPEHTGRPEVAPWLRGWVDEPPQTTVIWRKYLPVRTNPQVTKKEIEDFFEAAPIHTSERLETETFRVMKWLKTRAGKVDVQIKDQVFGLLLTTDGKHVQTLHVKDLLDDSKDDKKRNEEIEQSFRGKTLVLSASFGGLNGGLLSADVKNGWLSPDKDKMQLPATADGDDEWMAVNLGDPPVIHFRIIERDTEFDEDSNDVWRESLHFDLARNADGEATRWLSIQKWRDTSNTENDRAEGRPQALGEHQCWAAKRAEAIGQRLGLPNDYITMLATAARLHDEGKRARNWQRAFHAERDARKFKINGPLAKTRGPINLQLLDGYRHEFGSLPYAMGDAGFQRLSQDMQDLVLHLIAAHHGFARPLIATKGCEEAPTSKLEERAREVALRYARLQKRWGPWGLAWWEALLRAADVQASRDNDNREKN; encoded by the coding sequence ATGCAATTTGAAATTTTGACTGGATTCAAGCCGATGAGGTGGCAACAGCGCATTTATGACGAACACTTCGCTATGGGCAAGTTTCCAACAGCGGTTAGCGTACCCACCGGCCTGGGCAAAACAGCCATCATGGCGATCTGGATAATCGCACTGGCGCAGCAGATGAATTCAGGGCAAGTCCGTTTGCCGCGCCGACTGGTTTATGTGGTGGACCGGCGCGCTGTGGTAGATCAGGCTACGAAGTTCGCCGAAGACTTGCGTGCGAACCTTCAGAAAAGTGGGGCCGCGGAATTGCGCGCCGCATTGGGCTTAGGCAAAGATGAAACGCTACCCATCTCCACCCTGCGTGGTCAGTTCGTGGACAACCGCGACTGGCTGGCCGACCCGTCGCGCCCGGCCATCATCGTCGGTACCGTGGACATGATCGGTTCGCGCCTGCTGTTCGAGGGCTATGGCGTCAGTCGCAAGATGCGGCCCTATCATGCCGGGCTGTTGGGTGCGGATACGCTGGTTCTGCTAGACGAAGCGCATCTGGTACCACCCTTCGAAGCGCTGCTGGCTGAAATGGCCGACAATGCCGGGAAATACGGGCCGCAGGACGAAGAACTGGGAAGGCTACTACCCAAATTCCAACTGTTGCCGTTGTCAGCCACCGGGCGCAGGCAAACGGCAAAGCCATTTAGGCTGGAAGTAAAGGATTTCTGTCATCCCGACGATGCCTTTGCCCTGCAACGCCTCGCCGCGAAAAAACGTTTGACCTTGCAGTATCTGGGCGACAAAAAGCTCGAAGATGCCTTGGCCGAACAGGCCTGGGCTATGGCGCAAACGACCCGAGAGCAGAACAACAGCGAGAACCTCAAAACAACCTTAAAGCCCGTGCGCGTCATCGTCTATTGCAATTCGCGCGATGTGGCGGAAAAGACCCAGGCCGCGCTGGACAAGAGAGCCAAGAAATCTGCTGCCGAAGGAAGAACAGAGCTTTTCGTTGGTGCCCGCCGGGTTAAGGAACGCACCGACGCAGAACAGCGGTTGAAAGAGTTGGGGTTCCTTGCAGGCACTGGCGAGCAAACCGATCCTGCCTTTCTGGTGGCCACCTCGGCCGGCGAGGTCGGAGTTGATCTGGATGCCGATCATCTGGTCTGTGACCTGGTGGCGTGGGAACGCATGGTGCAGCGCTTTGGGCGCGTGAATCGGCGTGGTGGCGAAGCACGGCAAGCACAAATCAGGGTTATTCACTCAGCCCCGAAAAGCCCCAAAACCACAAAACCAGAGCAGCCAAATCATGAGGTATTGGCGGAACCGAAACAGATCGAAAAGCCAAAATCTCCGGGAAAGAAAGACCCGGAGAAATATGAGAATTATTTGGTAGTAAAAGAAGAATACGACGCGTTCAAGAAGGCACAAAAAAAGTATGAAGAGACAAAAAAAGATCAGGATGCCAGGCAGCTTGCTTACGATGAGGCGCTCGCAAAGTATCGGCAAGATTGGGCAGAGACGTTCTTGTATCGCAAGCGGCTGATACTGTTGAAGCGTTACGTCAAATGTGACGTCAGCCCCGAATCCCTGCGCCAATTGAACGAACGCGCCGGCAAGGACGAAAAGCTCGCCCGTCTCATCTCTGACGCCAGTTCCCCTGCGCCGTTACGCCCGGCACTCAATCGCGCGCTGGTCGATGCCTGGAGCATGACTTCCCTGCCCGAACATACGGGGCGGCCCGAAGTGGCGCCCTGGCTGCGTGGCTGGGTGGACGAGCCGCCGCAAACCACAGTGATTTGGCGCAAGTATCTTCCGGTGCGCACGAATCCGCAGGTGACGAAAAAGGAGATCGAGGACTTCTTCGAGGCTGCGCCCATCCATACCAGCGAGAGGCTTGAGACGGAGACGTTTCGTGTCATGAAGTGGTTGAAAACGCGGGCTGGAAAAGTCGATGTGCAGATAAAAGATCAGGTTTTCGGGCTATTACTGACCACGGACGGCAAGCACGTCCAAACGCTGCACGTGAAGGACTTGTTGGACGATTCAAAGGACGATAAGAAGCGCAATGAAGAGATCGAGCAAAGCTTTCGGGGCAAAACGCTGGTCTTGTCCGCCAGTTTCGGAGGCTTGAACGGTGGACTGCTGAGTGCCGACGTGAAGAATGGCTGGTTGAGCCCCGATAAGGACAAGATGCAGTTGCCAGCGACTGCGGATGGCGATGACGAATGGATGGCTGTAAACCTTGGTGATCCACCCGTCATTCATTTCCGCATCATCGAACGCGACACCGAATTTGACGAAGATAGCAACGATGTCTGGCGTGAAAGCCTGCATTTCGACCTGGCGCGAAACGCCGACGGCGAAGCCACTAGATGGCTTTCCATCCAGAAGTGGCGCGACACCTCCAACACCGAAAACGACCGCGCGGAAGGGCGACCGCAGGCGCTGGGTGAACACCAGTGCTGGGCAGCGAAGCGCGCAGAAGCCATCGGCCAGCGGTTGGGTTTGCCGAATGACTACATCACCATGCTGGCAACCGCTGCGCGGCTGCATGACGAAGGCAAGCGCGCCCGCAACTGGCAACGAGCCTTCCACGCTGAGCGCGACGCCAGAAAATTCAAGATTAATGGCCCGCTGGCAAAAACGCGTGGCCCCATCAATCTGCAGTTGCTGGATGGCTACCGGCACGAGTTTGGCTCACTGCCCTATGCCATGGGCGATGCCGGGTTCCAGAGGTTGTCGCAAGACATGCAAGACCTCGTGCTCCACCTCATAGCCGCGCACCACGGCTTTGCGCGTCCGCTGATTGCCACCAAGGGTTGCGAAGAGGCACCGACCTCCAAATTGGAAGAGCGCGCCCGCGAAGTGGCCCTGCGCTATGCACGTCTGCAAAAACGCTGGGGGCCATGGGGCCTGGCCTGGTGGGAGGCATTGCTGCGCGCCGCCGATGTGCAAGCCTCGCGCGATAACGACAACAGGGAGAAGAATTGA
- a CDS encoding helix-turn-helix transcriptional regulator, with product MDRLEKIYRLHTLLRARRYPVSFAVMQETLGCSRATLRRLMTTLRDHFQAPLIYDRKAGGYRYDTGADECPFELPGLWFSADELHALLAAQQWLESIGHGLLGEQIAPLRQRIEALIARASGAAPTALGRIRILAQGRRRLRLPAFSSVAAGVLGRRKLRIVYHGRARDATTEREISPQRLTHYRDNWYLDAWCHRAQALRVFAVDRIERVAVLDEAAADLPDAELDAHLASAYGIFAGPATAWAVLRFTAARARWVAEECWHPEQESRWLDDGRYELRLPYGDTRELCTDILKYGADVEVIAPPALRKAVADALRAAHEIYAQARDLSL from the coding sequence ATGGATCGACTGGAGAAAATTTACCGGCTCCACACGCTGCTGCGCGCGCGGCGTTATCCCGTGTCCTTTGCCGTCATGCAGGAAACATTGGGCTGCTCGCGCGCCACGCTCCGGCGGCTGATGACCACGTTGCGCGATCATTTCCAGGCGCCCTTGATCTACGACCGCAAGGCCGGCGGTTACCGCTACGACACGGGCGCCGACGAGTGCCCGTTCGAATTGCCGGGGTTATGGTTCAGCGCTGACGAACTGCATGCGCTGCTCGCGGCGCAACAGTGGCTTGAGAGCATCGGGCACGGCCTGCTGGGTGAGCAGATCGCGCCGCTGCGCCAGCGTATCGAAGCGTTGATCGCGCGCGCCAGCGGTGCCGCACCCACGGCCCTCGGGCGCATTCGCATCCTCGCGCAAGGCCGGCGCCGGCTGCGCCTGCCGGCGTTTAGCAGCGTGGCCGCGGGTGTGCTGGGCCGGCGCAAACTGCGCATCGTGTACCACGGCCGCGCCCGCGACGCCACGACCGAGCGCGAAATTTCCCCGCAGCGCCTCACGCATTATCGCGACAACTGGTATCTCGACGCCTGGTGTCATCGGGCGCAGGCGCTGCGTGTGTTCGCGGTGGATCGGATCGAACGCGTCGCCGTGCTCGACGAGGCTGCCGCCGACCTTCCCGACGCCGAACTTGATGCCCACCTCGCCAGCGCCTACGGCATCTTCGCCGGGCCGGCCACGGCCTGGGCCGTGTTGCGTTTCACCGCCGCACGCGCGCGCTGGGTGGCCGAGGAATGCTGGCACCCCGAACAGGAATCGCGCTGGCTGGACGACGGCCGTTATGAGCTGCGCCTGCCGTACGGCGACACGCGCGAACTGTGCACGGATATCCTCAAATACGGCGCGGATGTCGAAGTCATCGCCCCGCCCGCGTTGCGCAAGGCCGTGGCCGACGCGCTGCGTGCTGCGCATGAAATTTACGCACAGGCTCGTGATTTGAGCCTGTAG